A window from Fragaria vesca subsp. vesca linkage group LG5, FraVesHawaii_1.0, whole genome shotgun sequence encodes these proteins:
- the LOC101293795 gene encoding uncharacterized protein LOC101293795, giving the protein MASSSSARPTANGDHRPRPPPSNPSNSNSNRHQHYYPTTSYHSSSSSSASFKGCCCCLFLLFSFLALLVLAVVLVIILAVKPKKPQFDLQQVGVQYMGINSPDPNPNPTSASLSLNIRMLFSAENPNKVGIKYGESRFTVMYRGIPLGKASVPGFFQQAHSVREVVATIAVDRANLIQADAADLIRDASLNDRVELRVLGDVGAKIRVLNIDSPGVQVSVDCAIVISPRKQSLTYKQCGFDGLSV; this is encoded by the exons ATGGCGTCATCATCGTCGGCCAGACCCACCGCCAACGGAGACCACAGGCCGCGTCCGCCGCCGTCAAACCCCAGCAACAGCAACAGCAACCGCCACCAGCACTACTACCCAACGACGTCGTATCATTCTTCCTCCTCCTCCTCCGCTTCCTTCAAAGGCTGCTGCTGCTGCCTCTTCCTCCTCTTCTCCTTCCTCGCCCTTCTCGTCCTCGCCGTCGTCCTCGTCATCATCCTCGCCGTCAAACCCAAGAAGCCCCAGTTCGATCTCCAACAAGTCGGCGTCCAGTACATGGGCATCAACTCCCCCGACCCGAACCCGAACCCGACTTCGGCCTCCCTCTCCCTCAACATCCGCATGCTCTTCTCCGCCGAGAACCCCAACAAGGTCGGAATCAAGTACGGCGAGTCCAGGTTCACTGTCATGTACCGCGGCATCCCATTGGGCAAGGCCTCCGTCCCCGGCTTCTTCCAGCAGGCCCACAGCGTCAGGGAGGTCGTCGCAACCATCGCCGTCGATCGCGCCAATCTCATTCAGGCCGACGCCGCCGATTTAATCCGCGACGCTTCTCTCAACGACCGGGTCGAGCTCCGGGTCCTGGGTGACGTCGGCGCCAAGATCCGCGTCTTGAACATCGACTCTCCTGGCGTTCAG GTTTCCGTGGATTGTGCGATCGTTATAAGTCCAAGGAAGCAGTCTCTCACTTACAAGCAGTGTGGATTTGATGGATTGAGTGTTTAG
- the LOC101294084 gene encoding uncharacterized protein LOC101294084 — protein sequence MDKAYCFPNSLAHQSVPAHLLQSSIRRLQRTLPLSLFGEEEEERDEQASQDLIGLTENEGFGRKESNLNVKKGGIDDLISNLYVQNGSGPNSDINGSSNSSGAKLNEEEGNGDFDEEDDDGWEFKAAEPEQRGENENSKGQGVVEVAEVRAESSTFVNGGI from the exons ATGGACAAAGCATATTGCTTCCCTAATTCCCTTGCTCATCAGTCAGTCCCTGCTCATCTCCTCCAGTCCTCCATTCGTCGATTGCAG AGAACTTTGCCGTTGTCGTTGTTTGGGGAAGAGGAGGAGGAGAGAGACGAGCAGGCGAGTCAGGATTTGATCGGGTTGACTGAGAATGAGGGATTTGGGAGAAAGGAGTCGAATTTGAATGTGAAGAAGGGTGGGATTGATGATTTGATATCCAATTTGTATGTTCAGAACGGGTCGGGTCCGAATTCGG ATATAAATGGGAGCTCGAATTCGAGTGGGGCAAAGTTGAATGAGGAAGAAGGGAATGGGGATTTTGATGAGGAGGATGATGATGGATGGGAATTCAAGGCTGCAGAGCCAGAGCAAAGGGGTGAAAATGAGAATTCAAAG GGACAAGGGGTTGTGGAAGTAGCAGAGGTGAGAGCAGAATCAAGTACATTCGTTAACGGAGGAATCTAG